A single Ischnura elegans chromosome 13 unlocalized genomic scaffold, ioIscEleg1.1 SUPER_13_unloc_4, whole genome shotgun sequence DNA region contains:
- the LOC124173031 gene encoding uncharacterized protein LOC124173031 produces MCANNVCKEWWAAVVYNDGKGENVPITHIKKFTPSNLKDFNPKKTYKIKSVKWSDGENLRYLGFIQRLAENEEALIASLEAKRPCRPRTRFDLTDGPVSSTDSDRAGIISAERESKNGRDRRRREADVEWASFNLNRRLNVGTNISQPDSGSSTEELRDKITKLERELAVEKRRRITAEGRLKEQAALLEVTKRLEMVEEKLRNISDEKWKNNASPVISDPNVEGAEKLTVVTERSTQGVADDKVSLGEGIFCLLSSWKAMKESKCTADWCVAILRGVFGEEAKLYLVQPRKTSHNLRPFPKAFLEVAKVHYKSFLVKIQYDPPTMEKALHKLPGVLANRATDMNGRRVKKEC; encoded by the exons ATGTGCGCGAACAATGTGTGCAAGGAATGGTGGGCGGCCGTAGTATACAACGACGGTAAAGGGGAGAATGTGCCAATAACGCACATTAAGAAATTTACGCCGTCGAATTTGAAGGACTTCAATCCAAAGAAAACCTATAAAATAAAATCGGTGAAGTGGAGCGACGGGGAAAATTTAAGATATTTAGGTTTTATTCAACGTTTGGCAG AAAACGAAGAGGCGCTTATAGCTTCATTGGAAGCGAAGAGGCCCTGTAGGCCGAGAACTAGATTCGACCTGACTGATGGCCCAGTCAGCAGCACTGACTCCGACAGGGCTGGTATCATCTCCGCTGAAAGGGAGTCG AAAAATGGTCGGGATAGGAGAAGGAGAGAGGCAGATGTGGAGTGGGCCTCCTTTAATTTAAATCGAAGGCTGAATGTGGGCACCAATATTTCCCAGCCAGATAGTGGTAGTTCCACGGAGGAGCTAAGGGACAAGATCACGAAGCTTGAGAGGGAATTGGCGGTAGAAAAGAGGCGCCGGATTACCGCGGAAGGGCGCTTGAAGGAACAAGCCGCTTTGTTGGAGGTGACGAAGAGGTTGGAGATGGTGGAGGAGAAATTACGGAACATTTCCG acgaaaaatggaaaaacaacGCCTCCCCTGTGATATCAGATCCCAACGTAGAAGGGGCTGAAAAGTTGACTGTTGTGACTGAAAGGTCAACACAGGGAGTGGCTGACGATAAG GTCTCATTAGGGGAAGGGATTTTCTGCCTCCTCTCATCCTGGAAGGCGATGAAAGAATCAAAGTGTACTGCAGACTGGTGTGTGGCCATTTTGCGAGGCGTCTTCGGGGAGGAGGCCAAATTGTACCTAGTTCAACCCCGAAAAACAAGCCATAATTTAAGGCCTTTTCCAAAGGCTTTTCTAGAAGTTGCGAAAG taCATTACAAGAGTTTTCTGGTGAAAATTCAGTATGATCCACCAACCATGGAGAAGGCTCTTCACAAATTGCCCGGAGTGTTGGCCAACCGAGCAACTGACATGAATGGCAGGAGGGTGAAGAAGGAGtgctaa